In one Gemmatimonadaceae bacterium genomic region, the following are encoded:
- the rfbC gene encoding dTDP-4-dehydrorhamnose 3,5-epimerase, with protein MLEPRVFADARGFFLASWNDEAFRLQVADTGFVQDNQSRSLRGTIRGLHFQLRHTQGKLVRCSSGRIWDVVVDVRRSSPTFGQSLGLELSGEDHRQLWIPAGYAHGYLVLSETADLQYKVTDRYDQTSERTLLWNDPALGIDWPLPPGMAPILSAKDLMGVRLAELETLP; from the coding sequence GTGCTGGAACCGAGGGTGTTCGCCGACGCACGCGGGTTCTTCCTCGCCAGCTGGAACGACGAGGCCTTCCGGTTGCAGGTGGCGGACACGGGGTTCGTGCAGGACAACCAGAGCCGGTCGCTGCGCGGCACGATCCGCGGCCTGCACTTCCAGCTCCGGCACACGCAGGGCAAGCTGGTGCGGTGCAGCAGCGGCCGCATCTGGGATGTCGTGGTGGACGTGCGGCGGTCGTCGCCCACCTTCGGGCAGTCGCTCGGCCTCGAGCTTTCCGGAGAGGACCATCGGCAGCTCTGGATCCCGGCGGGGTACGCCCATGGCTACCTGGTGCTCTCGGAGACGGCTGACCTGCAGTACAAGGTGACGGACCGCTACGACCAGACCAGCGAACGCACGCTGCTGTGGAACGACCCGGCGCTGGGCATCGACTGGCCCCTCCCGCCCGGCATGGCCCCGATCCTCTCCGCGAAGGACCTGATGGGCGTTCGGCTCGCCGAACTCGAGACGCTGCCGTGA
- the rfbB gene encoding dTDP-glucose 4,6-dehydratase translates to MSSPTRRLLVTGGAGFIGSNFVRHWLSATRDGTVVVLDALTYAGNLASLDDLRADPRLVFVHGDIGTAGLAAGLLREHQLDTVVHFAAESHVDRSIAGPDAFIATNVTGTHELLKAARAVWLQERAVTGDVRFHHVSTDEVYGSLGPDDPPFHEATPYAPNSPYSASKAASDHLVRAYHHTYGLPVTTTNCSNNYGPYHFPEKLIPLVIVNILDGRPLPVYGDGRNVRDWLYVLDHARAIRAVLDGGRVGEVYNVGGHNEWANIDIVRLVCALVDERMAADAALRGRFSSCPAASGVPSSSLVTFVADRPGHDRRYAIDARKIASELGFVPSCTFEEGIRETVAWFLANEPWWRRVMDGSYRAWVDMGIVQS, encoded by the coding sequence ATGAGCTCTCCCACGCGTAGGCTGCTGGTCACCGGCGGCGCCGGCTTCATCGGCTCGAACTTCGTGCGTCACTGGCTGTCGGCCACACGCGACGGCACGGTGGTGGTGCTCGATGCGCTGACGTACGCCGGCAACCTCGCGAGCCTGGACGACCTGCGTGCCGACCCGCGCCTGGTGTTCGTGCACGGCGACATCGGCACGGCCGGCCTCGCCGCCGGCCTGCTGCGCGAGCACCAGCTCGACACGGTGGTGCACTTCGCCGCGGAGTCGCACGTCGACCGCTCCATCGCGGGGCCGGACGCGTTCATCGCGACGAACGTGACCGGCACGCACGAGCTGCTGAAGGCGGCGCGCGCCGTCTGGCTGCAGGAGCGCGCCGTCACCGGCGACGTGCGGTTCCATCACGTCTCGACCGACGAGGTGTACGGGTCGCTGGGCCCCGACGATCCCCCGTTCCACGAGGCGACCCCATACGCACCCAACTCGCCCTATTCGGCGAGCAAGGCCGCGTCTGACCACCTCGTGCGGGCGTACCACCACACCTACGGGCTGCCCGTCACCACCACCAACTGCTCGAACAACTACGGGCCGTACCACTTTCCCGAGAAGCTGATCCCGCTGGTGATCGTGAACATCCTCGATGGCCGCCCGCTGCCGGTGTACGGTGACGGCCGGAACGTCCGCGACTGGCTGTACGTGCTCGACCATGCGCGCGCGATCCGGGCGGTGCTGGATGGCGGGCGCGTCGGCGAGGTGTACAACGTCGGGGGACACAACGAGTGGGCGAACATCGACATCGTGCGGCTGGTCTGCGCGCTGGTGGACGAACGGATGGCGGCCGATGCGGCGCTGCGGGGGCGGTTCTCCTCCTGCCCTGCGGCGTCCGGTGTGCCCTCGTCGAGCCTGGTCACGTTCGTGGCCGACCGGCCCGGCCACGACCGCCGCTACGCCATCGACGCGCGCAAGATCGCGTCGGAACTGGGATTCGTGCCATCCTGCACCTTCGAGGAGGGCATCCGCGAGACGGTGGCATGGTTCCTCGCCAACGAGCCCTGGTGGCGCCGGGTGATGGACGGCAGCTACCGGGCGTGGGTGGACATGGGGATCGTACAGAGCTGA
- the rfbD gene encoding dTDP-4-dehydrorhamnose reductase, whose translation MTGPVLVTGAAGQLGAELCRTVPEGVRLVAVDIAELDVTDADAVEACVGACRPSLVINAAAFTAVDRAEAEPELAAAVNAGAARLLARAAAHHGARMIQVSTDYVFSGAAAGPWRPSDLPAPASVYGQTKRDGELAVLGALGGQALVIRTAWLHSAHGANFVKTMLRLMAGRDVVRVVSDQVGTPTWARELAVTIWAAAAVPSLAGVLHWTDAGVASWYDLAVAVQEEALVRGLLRHAVPVRPIATADYPTPAARPAYSVLDTTATTAALHRAPQHWRTNLRTMLDELSHA comes from the coding sequence GTGACCGGCCCGGTGCTGGTCACCGGCGCCGCAGGCCAGCTCGGCGCGGAGCTGTGCCGCACGGTGCCGGAGGGCGTGCGCCTCGTGGCGGTGGACATCGCGGAGCTGGACGTGACCGATGCCGATGCGGTCGAGGCGTGCGTCGGCGCCTGCCGTCCGTCGCTGGTGATCAATGCCGCGGCGTTCACGGCCGTGGACCGTGCCGAGGCTGAGCCGGAGCTGGCGGCTGCCGTGAATGCCGGCGCGGCGCGATTGCTGGCCCGGGCGGCGGCGCATCATGGCGCGCGCATGATCCAGGTGTCCACCGACTACGTGTTCAGTGGCGCGGCCGCGGGGCCGTGGCGACCGTCGGACCTGCCGGCGCCGGCCTCGGTGTACGGGCAGACGAAGCGCGACGGGGAGCTTGCCGTGCTCGGTGCACTGGGTGGGCAGGCGCTGGTGATCCGCACCGCATGGCTGCATTCCGCGCATGGCGCGAACTTCGTGAAGACCATGCTGCGCCTGATGGCCGGGCGCGACGTGGTGCGCGTCGTGTCGGACCAGGTGGGCACTCCCACCTGGGCGCGCGAGCTCGCGGTCACGATATGGGCCGCGGCCGCGGTGCCATCGCTTGCCGGCGTGCTGCACTGGACCGACGCCGGCGTCGCGAGCTGGTACGACCTCGCGGTGGCGGTGCAGGAGGAGGCGCTGGTGCGCGGGCTGCTCCGCCACGCCGTGCCGGTGCGGCCGATCGCCACCGCCGACTACCCGACGCCGGCGGCACGACCGGCGTACAGTGTGCTGGACACCACCGCGACCACGGCTGCGCTGCATCGGGCGCCGCAGCACTGGCGCACGAACCTTCGCACCATGCTCGATGAGCTCTCCCACGCGTAG
- a CDS encoding acyltransferase, with protein MNPPQRTYGIDLLRGIAAFSVLVFHYLSRGPRSDWITDVPLRSLEPVARYGFLGVDLFFMVSGYVIFMSAIGRTPRAFVASRVARLYPALWVAATITWLLTTWRGDPRFAVTWVDWLWNLTLIPQYVGAEYVDGAYWSLAVELQFYLMVWLAIRTKLLERSEWLLAGWLLVSLADAIRPMYPVERWLVANYAPLFTIGAVTFLAHSRGWTAARVGLLMAAVPLGAWHSVAKARRMGDDWNGFAPDPVVHGAIVVVLVGVFLLVGTGRITIGKTRWATIPGELTYPLYLIHQNAGFVLYQAMVERGVAPSIALAVIVVFAVTTAVAIHRLVEEPLGPVLRRLVSARKPAAVALEPS; from the coding sequence ATGAACCCACCGCAGCGCACCTACGGCATCGACCTGCTCCGTGGCATCGCGGCATTCTCGGTGCTGGTCTTCCACTACCTGTCGCGCGGGCCGCGGTCGGACTGGATCACGGACGTGCCGCTGCGGAGCCTGGAGCCCGTCGCGCGCTACGGGTTCCTCGGTGTGGACCTGTTCTTCATGGTGAGCGGGTACGTGATCTTCATGTCGGCGATCGGGCGCACCCCGCGTGCGTTCGTGGCCTCACGGGTCGCACGGCTCTATCCTGCGCTCTGGGTGGCTGCCACCATCACGTGGCTGCTGACGACGTGGCGTGGGGATCCGCGATTCGCGGTGACGTGGGTCGACTGGCTCTGGAACCTGACGCTGATCCCGCAGTATGTCGGCGCGGAATACGTCGACGGTGCGTACTGGTCGCTGGCGGTGGAGCTCCAGTTCTACCTGATGGTCTGGCTCGCGATCCGCACGAAGCTGCTGGAGCGCAGCGAATGGCTGCTGGCAGGCTGGTTGCTGGTGTCGCTGGCCGATGCCATCCGTCCGATGTACCCGGTGGAACGCTGGCTGGTGGCGAACTACGCCCCGCTCTTCACCATCGGCGCGGTGACCTTCCTCGCGCATTCGCGCGGCTGGACCGCGGCGCGCGTGGGGCTGCTGATGGCCGCGGTGCCGCTCGGCGCCTGGCACTCGGTGGCGAAGGCGCGTCGCATGGGAGACGACTGGAACGGCTTCGCACCGGACCCGGTCGTGCATGGTGCGATCGTCGTCGTGCTGGTCGGTGTGTTCCTGCTGGTGGGGACGGGGCGGATCACGATCGGGAAGACACGCTGGGCGACCATCCCCGGTGAGCTGACCTATCCCCTGTACCTGATCCACCAGAACGCCGGCTTCGTGCTGTACCAGGCGATGGTGGAGCGCGGGGTCGCACCATCGATCGCACTCGCGGTGATCGTCGTGTTCGCCGTCACCACGGCCGTTGCGATCCATCGACTGGTGGAGGAGCCGCTCGGCCCGGTGCTCCGGAGGCTGGTCAGTGCGCGGAAGCCGGCTGCCGTGGCACTCGAACCGTCTTGA